A single Paenibacillus sp. FSL R5-0517 DNA region contains:
- a CDS encoding NAD(P)/FAD-dependent oxidoreductase encodes MSLKALNERVKNDLDYLSFGGTNWVRPREHAEGHVYDVVIVGGGQSGLGAAFGLLRERISNIVIIDENPSGLEGPWETYARMVTLRTPKHLTSIDLGIPSLTFRSWWEAQVGREGWEEVDKIPRGEWMNYLRWYREVLNLPVLNEVKLTLVEPIENGIHRLHVNKAGTQMDVILARKVVFATGIQGGGEWHVPSMIADRLPRELYAHTSEAINFDRLKGKRVAVLGGGASAFDNASYALATGVAEAHVFVRREQLPSVNPIRQMEQSGMIERYHALPVADKYEVISHFFKFNQPPTNDTFNRAAAWPGFELHLNSPWLNVEATEQGAVVHTAQGAYTFDFLIISTGLLSDPALRPELRLVEPYIARWKDRYEAPSEHRNELLDAHPYLSSGFAMTSRSEQGEKQLHGLFIFNYSALASCGLSASAISGTKSAVPKLVSAIADQLFLDDREVILQQFYAYEEQEFTATWVKTGALAE; translated from the coding sequence ATGAGCCTGAAAGCTTTGAATGAGCGTGTGAAAAATGATCTGGATTATTTGTCATTTGGCGGTACGAATTGGGTGCGTCCAAGAGAACATGCAGAGGGTCATGTCTATGATGTTGTCATTGTAGGCGGGGGTCAGAGTGGATTAGGGGCGGCATTTGGACTTCTTCGAGAACGGATCTCCAATATTGTCATCATTGATGAGAATCCATCAGGGCTTGAAGGACCTTGGGAGACTTATGCGCGTATGGTAACTTTGCGTACTCCCAAGCATCTGACTTCCATCGATCTGGGTATCCCCTCGTTAACCTTTCGTTCATGGTGGGAAGCACAGGTTGGACGCGAAGGTTGGGAAGAGGTAGACAAGATCCCGCGTGGAGAATGGATGAATTATTTGCGCTGGTATCGGGAAGTGCTGAATCTGCCTGTGCTTAATGAGGTGAAATTGACACTTGTTGAGCCGATAGAGAACGGAATACATCGACTTCATGTGAATAAAGCAGGAACTCAGATGGATGTCATACTTGCTCGTAAAGTCGTGTTTGCTACGGGGATACAAGGTGGCGGAGAGTGGCATGTGCCATCCATGATTGCGGATAGATTACCTCGGGAGCTGTATGCCCATACGTCTGAAGCGATTAATTTTGATCGGTTAAAAGGTAAAAGGGTTGCTGTGCTTGGTGGCGGCGCTTCTGCTTTTGATAATGCGAGCTATGCTCTTGCCACGGGTGTGGCGGAAGCTCATGTATTTGTAAGGCGGGAACAGCTGCCTAGTGTTAATCCCATTCGTCAGATGGAGCAATCCGGGATGATCGAGCGTTACCACGCTCTTCCGGTTGCCGATAAATATGAAGTGATCTCTCATTTCTTCAAATTCAATCAACCACCTACCAACGATACGTTTAATCGCGCGGCAGCCTGGCCTGGATTCGAACTGCATTTGAACTCGCCTTGGCTGAATGTCGAAGCGACGGAGCAGGGGGCGGTTGTGCATACGGCACAAGGAGCATATACGTTTGATTTTCTAATTATTAGCACAGGTCTGCTAAGTGATCCGGCGCTTCGTCCTGAACTGAGGCTCGTAGAGCCATACATTGCGCGCTGGAAAGACCGTTATGAGGCTCCGTCAGAGCATCGCAATGAATTACTGGATGCACATCCTTACTTGAGTTCGGGGTTTGCGATGACTAGCAGGAGTGAACAAGGTGAGAAGCAGTTACATGGACTGTTTATATTCAATTACTCTGCACTTGCCAGCTGTGGTTTGTCGGCATCGGCCATATCGGGGACCAAGAGTGCCGTGCCAAAACTGGTCTCTGCCATAGCGGATCAATTGTTCCTCGATGATCGGGAGGTTATTTTGCAACAATTCTATGCTTATGAAGAACAGGAATTTACGGCTACATGGGTGAAAACGGGTGCACTCGCTGAGTAA
- a CDS encoding collagen-like protein: MGLTGFTGSTGETGVTGPTGATGITGVTGETGLTGITGVTGNTGVTGAAGTTGSVGVTGATGETGVTGVAGTDGATGPTGATGITGMTGFMGTTGVTGETGTTGTTGVTGETGLTGATGTTGVTGLIGVTGITGPTGSTGDTGTTGPTGVIGVTGVTGTTGATGLTGLTGVTGAIGATGETGPAGINGMTGSTGTTGITGITGATGETGITGDIGSTGVTGPTGATGVTGSTGDTGTIGMTGATGLTGITGITGVTGITGMTGLTGVTGATGLTGVTGITGVTGATGLTGETGTTGITGETGVTGVTGPTGVTGLTGSTGITGTTGFTGTTGITGETGTTGVTGPTGATGETGISGLTGVTGITGATGSMGVTGETGTTGITGVTGTTGATGTTGETGITGETGSTGITGAIGVTGATGATGITGQIGITGVTGTTGVTGPIGATGATGITGATGVTGNTGITGATGGTGITGETGLTGVTGSTGVTGPTGETGFTGATGSTGSTGTTGITGVTGVTGNTGFTGATGVTGISGETGITGVTGTTGVTGPTGATGETGITGATGSTGITGTTGGIGSTGATGATGITGSTGVTGTTGETGFTGVTGVTGVTGPNGSTGETGSTGTTGITGATGATGTTGEQGTTGITGAAGITGETGITGVTGPTGVTGPTGSTGETGSTGTTGITGATGATGTTGEQGTTGITGATGITGETGIIGVTGTTGVTGPTGATGETGITGFTGVTGLTGITGATGATGGTGVTGETGTTGETGFTGATGSTGVTGITGATGVTGVTGITGETGFTGATGATGTTGEQGTTGITGATGITGETGITGVTGTTGVTGPTGATGETGITGFTGVTGVTGITGVTGSTGITGATGVTGSTGATGITGETGITGVTGTTGVTGPTGATGETGITGFTGVTGVTGITGVTGSTGITGATGVTGSTGATGITGETGITGVTGTTGVTGPTGATGETGFTGVTGITGTTGVTGETGTTGITGVTGPIGVTGPTGSTGETGSTGSTGSTGITGATGLTGATGATGTTGITGAMGITGETGVTGITGETGVTGVTGTTGSTGPTGSTGATGITGTTGLTGVTGATGATGATGITGTTGATGTTGTTGTAGITGPTGPTGPTGANGITGATGVTSATGATGATGITGTTGATGITGATGATGPTGPNFATEGFSAFLATLSTATSTQLTNWTTTSPYYGNANFNATTGNYTVPVTGRYSIVATINYATTAAIALSLGAGVNPAFLVQRTSPTVTTLVSGLLPILNVAVTLLTLRAVLGSSSVTLAVEVALNAGDVIGLFYAANGLTITLNLGSGATNGIFWSVHEIT, from the coding sequence ATGGGACTAACTGGTTTTACGGGCTCAACCGGTGAAACAGGAGTCACGGGTCCGACTGGTGCAACTGGAATTACTGGCGTTACCGGAGAAACGGGTCTAACTGGGATAACAGGAGTCACGGGTAACACAGGAGTAACTGGCGCAGCCGGAACGACAGGTAGCGTAGGTGTGACCGGAGCTACTGGAGAGACGGGGGTGACCGGGGTTGCAGGTACGGATGGTGCCACGGGACCCACGGGGGCTACTGGGATAACCGGAATGACTGGATTTATGGGGACAACTGGAGTAACCGGTGAAACAGGGACAACAGGAACAACAGGTGTTACTGGAGAAACGGGGTTAACTGGGGCCACCGGAACGACTGGTGTGACGGGACTCATAGGAGTTACTGGGATTACTGGTCCTACCGGCTCAACAGGAGATACAGGAACGACGGGTCCAACAGGAGTAATAGGAGTTACTGGCGTAACAGGGACGACTGGAGCGACAGGTCTAACCGGTCTCACGGGTGTGACCGGAGCCATTGGAGCGACTGGGGAAACGGGACCTGCTGGGATAAATGGAATGACAGGTTCAACCGGCACGACAGGTATTACTGGAATTACTGGTGCCACTGGAGAAACGGGCATAACAGGGGACATAGGTTCAACTGGTGTCACGGGTCCCACTGGTGCTACTGGAGTAACTGGATCTACGGGAGATACAGGAACCATAGGAATGACAGGTGCAACTGGACTTACTGGTATCACGGGGATTACCGGAGTTACGGGCATAACAGGTATGACCGGTCTAACGGGAGTCACCGGTGCGACTGGCTTAACTGGCGTTACGGGTATAACTGGTGTGACCGGTGCAACCGGATTAACTGGAGAAACAGGAACCACGGGCATCACAGGGGAGACGGGTGTAACAGGTGTTACAGGTCCGACTGGGGTAACCGGATTAACTGGAAGTACTGGCATAACTGGTACGACAGGATTCACCGGGACTACGGGTATAACCGGCGAAACAGGCACGACGGGTGTGACAGGGCCAACAGGGGCAACTGGCGAAACAGGAATTTCGGGATTAACAGGTGTCACAGGAATCACAGGAGCAACGGGTAGCATGGGAGTTACTGGCGAGACAGGAACTACAGGCATAACTGGCGTTACGGGAACTACAGGTGCGACAGGAACCACTGGAGAAACTGGAATTACTGGAGAAACAGGTAGCACTGGCATCACGGGTGCGATAGGTGTTACAGGTGCAACAGGTGCAACGGGTATTACAGGACAGATAGGGATAACCGGTGTCACAGGTACCACCGGTGTGACGGGGCCAATAGGTGCAACTGGCGCAACGGGAATCACAGGAGCTACGGGTGTAACAGGGAATACAGGTATCACAGGTGCAACTGGAGGAACTGGTATTACAGGAGAGACAGGGCTTACGGGAGTCACAGGTTCAACTGGTGTTACCGGACCCACTGGAGAAACGGGATTTACTGGGGCTACCGGATCTACCGGATCTACCGGCACGACCGGCATAACGGGAGTAACAGGGGTAACTGGAAATACTGGATTTACAGGTGCAACAGGTGTCACGGGTATTTCAGGTGAGACAGGGATAACTGGAGTCACAGGTACGACGGGTGTGACGGGGCCAACAGGTGCAACTGGGGAAACAGGAATTACTGGAGCAACAGGTAGCACCGGCATCACGGGTACGACGGGTGGGATTGGGTCAACCGGTGCAACAGGCGCCACGGGTATCACAGGTTCGACTGGGGTAACTGGTACCACTGGAGAGACGGGATTTACGGGAGTCACAGGGGTAACTGGTGTGACCGGACCCAATGGATCTACTGGAGAAACGGGATCTACCGGCACGACTGGTATCACGGGAGCAACAGGTGCCACTGGCACGACTGGCGAACAGGGCACGACCGGCATAACCGGTGCAGCGGGTATTACAGGAGAGACAGGGATAACCGGAGTCACAGGTCCAACTGGTGTGACCGGACCCACTGGATCTACTGGAGAAACGGGATCTACCGGCACGACTGGTATCACGGGAGCAACAGGTGCCACTGGCACGACTGGCGAACAGGGCACGACCGGCATAACCGGTGCCACGGGTATTACAGGAGAGACAGGGATAATCGGGGTCACAGGTACAACGGGTGTGACGGGGCCAACAGGTGCAACTGGCGAAACAGGAATTACTGGATTTACGGGTGTCACAGGCTTAACGGGAATCACAGGAGCAACGGGAGCAACAGGTGGCACGGGAGTTACTGGCGAGACAGGAACTACTGGAGAAACTGGATTTACGGGAGCAACAGGTAGCACGGGCGTCACCGGCATCACGGGTGCGACGGGTGTGACTGGGGTAACTGGTATCACTGGAGAGACGGGATTTACGGGAGCAACAGGTGCCACTGGCACGACAGGCGAACAGGGCACGACAGGCATAACTGGTGCCACGGGTATTACAGGAGAGACAGGGATAACCGGTGTCACAGGTACGACGGGTGTGACGGGGCCGACAGGTGCGACCGGCGAAACAGGAATTACTGGATTTACGGGTGTCACTGGCGTAACAGGAATCACAGGAGTTACCGGATCTACCGGCATCACGGGTGCGACAGGTGTGACCGGGTCAACTGGTGCCACAGGTATTACAGGAGAGACAGGGATAACCGGTGTCACAGGCACGACGGGTGTGACGGGGCCAACAGGTGCGACCGGCGAAACAGGAATTACTGGATTTACGGGTGTCACTGGCGTAACTGGAATCACAGGAGTTACCGGATCTACCGGCATCACGGGTGCGACAGGTGTGACCGGGTCAACTGGTGCCACAGGTATTACAGGAGAGACAGGGATAACTGGGGTCACAGGCACGACGGGTGTGACGGGGCCAACAGGTGCAACTGGCGAAACAGGATTTACAGGTGTCACAGGTATCACAGGTACCACGGGAGTTACCGGCGAAACAGGAACTACAGGCATAACTGGGGTCACAGGTCCAATTGGTGTTACAGGACCCACTGGATCTACTGGAGAAACGGGATCGACTGGGTCAACCGGATCTACCGGCATCACGGGTGCGACGGGATTGACTGGAGCAACAGGTGCCACTGGCACAACAGGCATAACTGGTGCCATGGGTATCACAGGTGAGACTGGGGTAACTGGTATTACTGGAGAGACGGGGGTTACGGGAGTTACAGGTACCACAGGATCTACCGGACCCACCGGATCTACTGGAGCAACTGGCATAACCGGCACGACTGGATTAACTGGTGTTACGGGTGCAACAGGTGCGACCGGAGCTACGGGAATAACTGGCACTACAGGAGCAACAGGAACAACAGGCACCACGGGAACAGCAGGAATTACAGGTCCAACCGGCCCGACAGGACCAACTGGGGCTAACGGAATTACGGGGGCAACTGGCGTGACGAGTGCAACAGGTGCGACCGGAGCTACGGGAATAACTGGCACTACAGGAGCAACAGGAATCACAGGGGCTACAGGAGCCACTGGGCCAACCGGGCCTAACTTTGCTACAGAAGGGTTTTCAGCCTTCTTGGCTACACTTTCTACAGCAACGAGCACACAATTAACCAACTGGACGACAACAAGTCCTTATTATGGTAACGCCAACTTCAACGCAACGACAGGAAATTATACGGTACCAGTGACAGGCAGATATTCCATTGTGGCCACGATCAATTATGCAACGACCGCAGCGATCGCCTTATCACTGGGCGCTGGGGTTAACCCAGCCTTTCTTGTCCAGAGAACATCACCTACGGTAACTACGCTTGTTAGTGGTTTGTTGCCCATCTTAAACGTAGCCGTTACATTGCTTACTCTACGGGCAGTCTTGGGGAGCAGTTCTGTTACTTTGGCGGTAGAAGTGGCATTGAATGCTGGAGATGTAATTGGATTGTTCTATGCCGCTAACGGGCTAACGATTACGTTGAACCTGGGTAGCGGCGCAACAAATGGTATTTTTTGGTCTGTACATGAGATCACCTAA
- a CDS encoding TetR/AcrR family transcriptional regulator: MAKDTAASVNRRNDIISAAIDVFAEIGYYRATTAQVAERAEISQPYIFRFFKTKEALLLTAIEVSWTRVIEAFRIVVETATPDQLENDLIQAYDKILESHKSEILLQMQAQTIREEVIRQAMQKGIGDVRSMVLEAFTVAGIAEPLKRTMIFLAIGMLCNVSTALDMPELKDR; encoded by the coding sequence ATGGCTAAAGATACAGCAGCATCGGTTAATCGGCGAAATGATATTATCTCTGCAGCGATTGACGTCTTCGCGGAAATTGGTTATTACCGTGCGACTACAGCTCAAGTGGCTGAACGGGCAGAGATTTCACAGCCGTATATCTTTCGTTTTTTTAAAACAAAAGAAGCTTTATTATTAACTGCAATTGAAGTCTCATGGACACGAGTGATTGAAGCGTTCCGAATCGTTGTGGAGACGGCGACGCCAGATCAGTTGGAAAATGACTTAATTCAAGCCTACGATAAGATTCTGGAATCTCACAAGAGCGAGATCTTGCTTCAAATGCAGGCGCAAACCATCCGGGAAGAAGTCATTCGTCAGGCCATGCAAAAAGGCATTGGTGATGTACGAAGCATGGTACTGGAAGCTTTCACAGTTGCAGGAATTGCGGAACCACTCAAAAGAACCATGATTTTCCTGGCGATTGGGATGTTGTGTAATGTATCTACAGCATTGGATATGCCGGAGCTGAAGGATCGATAG
- a CDS encoding DUF896 domain-containing protein, protein MIPILGRINELSRKQRSVGLTKEEQSEQHELRKQYLQAIRGQVLTTMLAVSVVDPLGHDVTPEKLTNEKLQRREQAGQ, encoded by the coding sequence ATGATTCCTATTCTGGGACGAATTAACGAATTAAGTCGAAAACAACGTAGCGTTGGTTTGACCAAAGAAGAACAAAGCGAGCAGCACGAGCTTAGAAAACAATATTTGCAGGCTATTCGAGGTCAGGTACTGACAACCATGCTGGCAGTATCCGTTGTGGACCCACTGGGTCATGATGTGACCCCTGAGAAATTAACCAATGAAAAATTGCAGCGCCGTGAACAGGCCGGCCAATAG
- a CDS encoding G1 family glutamic endopeptidase, producing MTDRPHKRRKPCSLHQKKKDSSSRFGWVSSNWSGYACTGTPHQYRRISAEWTVPCVLPSKGNSYSSAWIGIDGFKNSSLIQTGTGHDWVQGKASYYAWWEILPNAETIIPHPVSPGHHIRAVIAKLTPKTWCITLSNLTLGWTFRTIQCYSGPQSSAEWIVEAPTVGSSIASMARLTPVTFNKCRLNGKSPAFRTCQKGIMIQGRRMVSIPGNPNRCKDRFTVRRDT from the coding sequence ATGACAGATCGTCCACACAAACGGCGAAAACCCTGTTCCCTGCATCAGAAAAAGAAAGATTCCTCTTCGCGTTTTGGATGGGTCTCATCCAACTGGAGCGGTTATGCTTGTACAGGAACACCACACCAATACCGCCGCATCTCAGCAGAATGGACAGTTCCCTGTGTTCTACCTAGCAAAGGTAACTCGTATTCATCCGCATGGATTGGGATTGATGGCTTCAAAAACAGCAGTCTGATTCAGACCGGAACAGGTCATGACTGGGTTCAAGGCAAGGCTAGCTATTATGCCTGGTGGGAGATCCTGCCTAACGCAGAAACCATTATTCCACATCCCGTTTCTCCTGGTCATCACATTCGAGCAGTCATCGCCAAATTAACGCCAAAAACCTGGTGCATTACGCTCTCTAATCTAACGTTAGGCTGGACCTTCCGCACAATTCAGTGTTATTCAGGTCCGCAATCCTCTGCGGAATGGATTGTTGAAGCTCCCACTGTTGGAAGCTCTATCGCCTCCATGGCGCGGCTTACCCCTGTAACCTTCAACAAATGTCGCCTGAACGGAAAGTCTCCTGCTTTTCGTACCTGTCAAAAGGGAATTATGATTCAAGGGCGGAGGATGGTCTCCATCCCTGGCAATCCTAATCGTTGCAAAGACAGATTCACGGTACGTCGCGACACTTGA
- a CDS encoding DeoR/GlpR family DNA-binding transcription regulator, with product MLTEERYAAIIERLHAQGIVKLQELVDVLGASESTIRRDLIDLESRQMLKRIHGGAALVNEKTLEPGMEEKTFKNIQQKTTIARLAAMEIANGECIYLDAGTTTLAMIPFIEAKDVTVVTNGLSHVEALVSKRIRSYLLGGMMKIHTKAVIGSIALQNMDNFRFDKCFLGSNGVDPEMGYTTPDPEEALIKRRAHQLSGKSYVLADSSKIGEITFAKLFDLEEADLITEQMPEHWRPGIAQKTKIIEG from the coding sequence ATGCTGACTGAAGAACGATATGCTGCAATTATAGAGCGCTTACATGCACAGGGGATTGTGAAATTGCAGGAGCTTGTTGATGTGTTAGGTGCTTCTGAATCAACGATTAGGCGTGACTTGATTGATCTGGAGAGTCGTCAGATGCTCAAACGCATCCATGGCGGTGCCGCACTGGTGAACGAAAAAACGCTTGAACCGGGCATGGAAGAAAAAACGTTCAAAAACATTCAACAAAAAACAACGATTGCTCGCTTGGCTGCAATGGAGATCGCAAATGGCGAATGCATATATCTGGATGCAGGAACAACAACATTAGCCATGATTCCCTTCATTGAAGCGAAGGACGTAACGGTGGTTACCAACGGACTTTCACATGTTGAAGCTTTGGTAAGCAAGCGTATTCGCAGTTACTTGCTTGGAGGTATGATGAAGATTCATACGAAAGCGGTCATTGGCAGTATCGCATTACAGAACATGGATAACTTCCGTTTTGATAAATGTTTTCTTGGAAGCAACGGCGTTGACCCTGAAATGGGGTATACAACACCCGATCCGGAGGAAGCCTTGATTAAAAGGCGTGCACATCAATTGTCGGGAAAATCTTATGTGCTGGCTGATTCCAGCAAAATAGGGGAAATTACTTTTGCCAAATTGTTTGATTTGGAGGAGGCTGATTTGATTACCGAGCAGATGCCAGAACACTGGCGGCCTGGAATCGCCCAGAAAACTAAAATAATTGAGGGATAA
- a CDS encoding SDR family NAD(P)-dependent oxidoreductase, whose protein sequence is MKKAIVIGATGGTGAAITEELIRRGISTIAFGRSRQKLEQLAVKLGSPSHLQIAVGDAFQSDDIIAASQEIDIMFHCANVPYNEMESRLIPLGESVMTAADHLGLNVVVIDGIYPYGKRQMKEVTEEHPKQPHTRKGKTRLAYEQMLFSRRWSRAQVMIVRLPDYYGPTANQASYLGSTLEAIAKGKMAFFIGNMKVAREYIYLPDAAVMVVELASRETTYGQNWNIPGSGIISGHEIVHMAQKAAGRRKPVIALGKVGLSLIGLGVPVMKEIVEMLYLTVDPLILSRQKYEERIGPVVATSFEEGIALTIKELQGE, encoded by the coding sequence ATGAAAAAAGCTATTGTTATTGGAGCTACTGGTGGAACAGGTGCAGCGATTACGGAGGAATTGATTAGACGGGGAATTTCTACGATTGCATTTGGGCGCTCTCGTCAAAAACTGGAGCAACTTGCGGTAAAGCTGGGATCTCCGAGTCACCTACAAATCGCAGTGGGAGATGCATTTCAGTCGGATGATATTATTGCTGCTTCCCAGGAAATTGATATCATGTTCCATTGTGCGAACGTTCCGTATAACGAAATGGAGAGCAGACTGATTCCGCTGGGTGAATCCGTTATGACGGCGGCAGATCACTTGGGGCTGAACGTGGTTGTAATAGACGGAATCTACCCTTATGGCAAAAGACAAATGAAAGAGGTAACGGAAGAACATCCGAAGCAGCCACATACCCGCAAAGGCAAGACACGACTTGCCTATGAACAAATGTTATTCAGCAGAAGATGGAGCAGAGCTCAGGTGATGATTGTTCGCTTGCCAGACTATTATGGCCCAACGGCCAATCAGGCTTCCTATCTGGGTTCCACGCTTGAAGCGATAGCGAAAGGCAAGATGGCTTTTTTTATCGGGAATATGAAGGTAGCCAGAGAGTATATCTATTTGCCGGATGCTGCGGTCATGGTGGTGGAATTGGCAAGCAGGGAGACGACATATGGGCAGAACTGGAACATTCCTGGATCGGGGATCATCTCGGGTCATGAGATTGTGCATATGGCACAGAAGGCTGCGGGGAGAAGAAAACCTGTGATCGCGTTAGGAAAAGTGGGACTGTCATTGATTGGACTGGGTGTACCCGTTATGAAAGAAATTGTAGAGATGTTATATCTGACGGTGGACCCGTTGATCTTGAGTAGACAAAAGTATGAGGAACGGATTGGCCCGGTTGTGGCAACATCTTTTGAAGAAGGAATTGCGTTAACGATTAAGGAGTTGCAGGGGGAGTAG
- the pfkB gene encoding 1-phosphofructokinase — protein MIYTITLNPSIDYIVEVDELKLGGLNRMNRDLKLPGGKGINVSRILNQLGADNTAIGFLGGFTGRFINDKLQEDHIRTDFVTIADDTRINIKLKHGEETEINGLGPAISGEEAEQLLQKLSSLEKGDIVILSGSVPPALGTDFYDRLIKVCKQTGAEFVIDTTGPALMEALEHAPLLVKPNHHELAELFGVTIETREELILYGRKLLEAGAKHVLISMAGEGALFITKAEVHHASVPKGTVKNSVGAGDSMIGGFVGTYVQSGDLLEAFRTGVASGSATAFSDDLATRELIDELRDQVTITTI, from the coding sequence ATGATATATACAATAACACTTAACCCGTCCATTGATTACATCGTGGAAGTTGATGAGCTGAAGCTTGGTGGATTGAATCGAATGAATCGCGATTTGAAGCTGCCTGGAGGCAAAGGCATTAATGTCTCTCGCATACTGAATCAACTTGGCGCAGATAACACGGCCATTGGTTTCCTTGGTGGATTCACAGGGCGTTTCATTAATGACAAGTTGCAAGAAGATCACATCCGGACAGACTTTGTCACAATTGCAGACGATACGCGTATTAACATCAAGTTGAAGCACGGAGAAGAGACAGAGATTAATGGTCTTGGACCTGCAATAAGCGGAGAAGAAGCAGAGCAGCTGCTTCAAAAATTGTCTTCCTTGGAAAAAGGAGATATTGTCATTCTCTCCGGAAGCGTACCACCTGCTCTTGGAACGGATTTTTATGATCGTCTCATTAAAGTCTGCAAGCAAACGGGTGCGGAATTCGTGATTGATACAACTGGCCCTGCGTTAATGGAAGCTCTTGAACATGCACCATTGCTGGTGAAGCCGAATCATCATGAACTAGCCGAACTGTTCGGTGTAACCATTGAGACTCGCGAGGAACTGATTTTATACGGGCGTAAGTTGCTTGAAGCCGGAGCCAAACATGTATTGATCTCCATGGCAGGCGAGGGTGCACTATTCATTACCAAAGCAGAAGTCCATCATGCGAGTGTGCCAAAAGGTACTGTGAAAAACTCGGTGGGTGCTGGTGACTCCATGATTGGTGGATTTGTAGGTACCTATGTACAGAGCGGCGATCTGCTGGAAGCTTTCCGCACAGGGGTTGCATCTGGAAGCGCGACTGCTTTCTCGGATGATCTAGCAACACGTGAATTGATTGATGAATTACGCGATCAAGTAACTATTACGACGATCTAG